One stretch of Ananas comosus cultivar F153 linkage group 6, ASM154086v1, whole genome shotgun sequence DNA includes these proteins:
- the LOC109711144 gene encoding uncharacterized protein LOC109711144 isoform X2 — protein MLSLGKWQYTNIVCRIRHSISFVAALQLLSCIQYHQGCMLEVDYFSVHPNNGSTSFVGKVAEWNSLEYLNRLSQQVESTVMEKCFRSITDPRSGINLIHNVVYKSKIYYSGLMATGQGRIHSMYLFDL, from the exons ATGCTTTCTCTTGGAAAATGGCAATATACAAACATTGTGTGCAGGATTCGCCACTCAATTTCTTTTGTTGCTGCTCTCCAACTGTTATCTTGCATCCAGT ACCATCAAGGTTGTATGCTTGAGGTTGATTATTTCTCTGTCCATCCCAACAATGGAAGCACTTCATTTGTGGGCAAAGTTGCAGAATG GAATTCTCTGGAGTATCTAAACAGGCTATCTCAACAGGTTGAATCCACAGTTATGGAGAAGTGCTTTCGATCCATCACTGATCCAAGAAGTGGCATTAACTTGATTCATAATGTTGTATATAAAT CTAAGATCTACTACTCTGGACTCATGGCTACCGGACAAGGACGCATTCATTCAATGTATTTATTTGACCTTTGA
- the LOC109711144 gene encoding uncharacterized protein LOC109711144 isoform X1, whose amino-acid sequence MLSLGKWQYTNIVCRIRHSISFVAALQLLSCIQYHQGCMLEVDYFSVHPNNGSTSFVGKVAEWNSLEYLNRLSQQVESTVMEKCFRSITDPRSGINLIHNVVYKCGLAFAKLFLLENMLTNVLVGSAHFME is encoded by the exons ATGCTTTCTCTTGGAAAATGGCAATATACAAACATTGTGTGCAGGATTCGCCACTCAATTTCTTTTGTTGCTGCTCTCCAACTGTTATCTTGCATCCAGT ACCATCAAGGTTGTATGCTTGAGGTTGATTATTTCTCTGTCCATCCCAACAATGGAAGCACTTCATTTGTGGGCAAAGTTGCAGAATG GAATTCTCTGGAGTATCTAAACAGGCTATCTCAACAGGTTGAATCCACAGTTATGGAGAAGTGCTTTCGATCCATCACTGATCCAAGAAGTGGCATTAACTTGATTCATAATGTTGTATATAAATGTGGGTTAGCTTTTGCTAAGCTTTTCCTTTTAGAAAACATGTTAACCAATGTGTTAGTAGGAAGTGCTCACTTTATGGAATAG